In the genome of Mastomys coucha isolate ucsf_1 unplaced genomic scaffold, UCSF_Mcou_1 pScaffold21, whole genome shotgun sequence, the window aattgaactcaggacctctggaaaagcagtcagtaaccgctgagccatctctccagcttgtaacctggactttttaaatgtaattaattcAAATTACAGGGAGAAGAAAAGACCTCTTTTCCCTTTCTagtgttttcacacacacacacacacacacacacacacagttaaaatatACGATCCACATGAGAAAAAtgtaagatttgtttttctgaatctgAACAACTTTGTTTACTATAATTCAATTGATAATTTCAAGTTCCATGTTTGTGgaaatttcttctgttttatgaTTGATTAAAATTCCATTCTGTAGGTACCATAGGCTCTGTGTTTTAAGTTaccttttgagattataattatttcatttcccctttccctttccttcttgcagcactcctccccccaccaccaccacggTAGCATTCATCCACTGACGGATCTCTATGCTTATTCCAACATTTAGTTATCATAAATAGAGCAACAATAAACATGGATTGCAACTACCTCTATAGTACCTCTGTGGTAAGACTTGGCATCTTTCAAGCCCCAGAATATTCCCATGTGCAATCTGTAAAAGAGAGACCCTTAAGTCCTCTGAGTGGCGTGAGTGAGTTTTCACTTTAGTATCTAAATAGATTGGCTTAAGGTCCATTGCACTGTGAGAATTCTCACCCCTAATTCAAACCTATTTTCAAGGGTTTTATTCTCCTAAAAAGATCCCTACAGCTTGCATTCTGAATGAACCTGGCAGCCCAGAGGCTGttttctcacagtgccaagcaaACACCCCTGGCACTGATATGCATGTTAATTTTCTCATCTCTATAGCACTGTGCTCAGCTGTTTATGTTGGGCCAAGGGGCTATGGAAAGTTATAGGGGACACATTTTAAAGTCAACTAGTCAGAAACCTAAAATGTACAGTAAATATAACTGAACATTAGGACTATCCTAATATCTACCTGCTAATCTCTTAAATGAGTGATTTTTCACATAATTTGTTCCATTCAGTCTTTTCTCTTCAGTATCTCCATCTTAACACATTTCTCTCATTGGAACTGCCAGTTTCAGTTTCCAaatcatattgatttttttccatctcGGTTAATTCTATTCTATCTTCATCTCTCTTTCTTGTCAGTGTCATCACACAACAATGGAAGTTATGACAGATTGTGTTTTACCCATGAGAGTATGGATTGCATAGTCCTGCCTAGTATACAAAGCATCTATAAGCAGTTCTGACCATAAATAGAATTCTCTTTTGCCACACTGTTTCATTCTTGTTAAAACTATATACACTatgaaattctcctgcctcttctgcaGATCAGTGGATCAACCTTCTATATTCTTGACAGAGAATAGAAGGATGACCTTTTCTCTGATCTGCTTGGTTTTCACTCCATAGACAATAGGGTTCATTGCCGGTGGAATAACAATGTAGAGATTGGCGAACATGATGTGGAACGTGAGGGAGACGTTGTGTCCAAAGCGATGAGCGAGGATGGAGAAAAAGGCAGGTATGTAAAACATGAGGATGACACAGACATGGGAACCACAGGTGCCCAGGGCTTTCTGGCGTGCATCTCTGGAGGGGAGGCGAAAAACGGCACATAAGATGAGAGTGTAAGAGACAGCTATGAGAACCACATCTGAGATGACTGTCATGATGGGGACACAAAATCCATACCAGATGTTGATGGAGATATCTGCACATGCAAGCCGGGCAACACCTATGTGCTCACAATATGTGTGAGGTATGATACGTGTCCTACAGAAAGGTAAGCGAGTCAACAAGAAAACATCTGGCAAGATGATACAGAAGCTTCGGAAGGAGATGCCCACAGCAATCTTGATGATGGTCTTGGGGGTCAGGATGGTAGCATATCTCAAGGGTGAGCAGATAGCCACATAGCGATCAAATGCCATGGACATTAGAATAGCTGAGTCCAGGACAAAGCTATAGTGGAGGAAGAACATTTGGGTGAGGCAACCTGGGAATGTGATTTCTCGAGCCCCCAACCAGAATATACTGAGTGTTTTAGGCACACCAGCTGTAGACAGGATGAGATCAGTCATTGCCagcatggagagaaaaaaaaacatgggttcatgaaggctcttctccactgagATGAGGTAGAGAAGAATACAGTTTCCCATCACAGCTATGATGTAGATCACACAGAAGGGAATGCCAATCCACACGTGGAATTGCTCCAAGCCTGGGATCCCCACCAAAAGGAAATGCCCTGGGTTGTAACTGCTCATGTTAACTGTAATCATAGCAGGCCACCTTGTCACCTAGCCTAAGAACAGAGAATGATAACAACATTCAGCATCTCTGGAGTCACTGTCACTTGCAACCATGTACCATTATGGATTCCTAAAGTAATATATCATCCAGAGTGACTTCATGAAGTGATAAATGATGACAGCAATGAGTTTATATCAGGTCATCCCGACACACGTGGTTACTCCATCTAAGGAAACATCCTCTGTTCCTTCAGTTCCCTTCTAATTGACATGCACTTTCtagggctggcctcaaactcagatatccacctgcctctgcctcacaaatgctgggattaaaggcctatgccaccacttcctggctccaGATTATCTTTACTCCACATTATACACTGTCTTCTGATGTAGAGCCACAGACTACAAGAGACTTTTTACAAGTTAGCGGATTGCAGTTTTTATTGACATATTGGTTAATCCTTGGTTGCCCACTCTGTCATTGTAGAATATTTACCTATGTCTCAAGACAAACAGCTACTTGTTTCAAAAGGACCTGCAGACTATGGCTCTTAGATTTCTAAGGACAAAACCTTGTATCGCTAGTTAGGAAGCTGATTAAGGTCAGTAAATTTGAGTTGAATTCCAACATGATGCTGGATCACATAtgtaactaaaatttaaattagaaagtTCCCCAGCTGGAACTCAGGGGCCCTTTGCCTTaaaatgagaggaaggagagagtttCCACCACACTGGACATTATACCAGCATGGAAGACTTGAGCTTAGTCACATTATATAggttaagattttttattttaagatccacctgtctctgcttctctgcctctctgattttctgcctctctgcctctgcctctttgtctctctgcctctgcctctctgcctctgcctctctgcctctctgcctctgcctctctgcctctctgcctNNNNNNNNNNNNNNNNNNNNNNNNNNNNNNNNNNNNNNNNNNNNNNNNNNNNNNNNNNNNNNNNNNNNNNNNNNNNNNNNNNNNNNNNNNNNNNNNNNNNNNNNNNNNNNNNNNNNNNNNNNNNNNNNNNNNNNNNNNNNNNNNNNNNNNNNNNNNNNNNNNNNNNNNNNNNNNNNNNNNNNNNNNNNNNNNNNNNNNNNNNNNNNNNNNNNNNNNNNNNNNNNNNNNNNNNNNNNNNNNNNNNNNNNNNNNNNNNNNNNNNNNNNNNNNNNNNNNNNNNNNNNNNNNNNNNNNNNNNNNNNNNNNNNNNNNNNNNNNNNNNNNNNNNNNNNNNNNNNNNNNNNNNNNNNNNNNNNNNNNNNNNNNNNNNNNNNNNNNNNNNNNNNNNNNNNNNNNNNNNNNNNNNNNNNNNNNNNNNNNNNNNNNNNNNNNNNNNNNNNNNNNNNNNNNNNNNNNNNNNNNNNNNNNNNNNNNNNNNNNNNNNNNNNNNNNNNNNNNNNNNNNNNNNNNNNNNNNNNNNNNNNNNNNNNNNNNNNNNNNNGattttctgcctctctgcctctgcctctctgtctctctgcctctttgtctctgcctctctgtctctctgcctctctgcctctctgcctctctgcctctctgcctctttgtctctgcctgtactgggattaaaagcatgtgccaaaATCACCTGACAcaagagacatttttaaaagcaatcttTCTGTTTGAACTGAGAACTTGAGTTTAACTCCGAGGAcctgcagaggaaggagagagctgactccagcaagctgtcctctggctgCCACAGGCACACCAGGTCACTCATgcccacacacaagcatacacaataaataccttttattatcataaaacaaaaaaaaggaacagaaagtgaggaaattTTAATGTGAACTAAGTAGGACTGGCTATCCCATGGTTTAAAGGAATCTGTTAATTGCATAGGATGTGCCAAATGTTGCAAAATTataagacacacatacagatgtgcCAAAACTcttatgaaaaaaatgttcatacAGAGTATATGCTGTGGAGACAGAAAGCCAGGTTCCATAATTAACTTTTATCCTGCTTCCTAGCTTTTATCTGTGTGAATTTggaacaatatttgaaatatgtaattcTTAGACTCTTCAGTTTTTAAAGGATGTGACATCTCTGATTCTCCTGGCATATATTACGACAAAATAAAACCTGCCTCCAAGATACACTGTCTGGGGCACAGTTAGCTTATACAGATTGTATTGACTTCACATTAAGAATAGTTATCATTAGTTGTTGGATGAAGGCAGAAAAAGACACATGGATAAAAAAGTTAACAAGAACACCTCTGGGCTACACATGCACCTGCATACTTGACTACAGGTTTTAGGTTACCTATGTGTCCCAGCACAGAAGTTGCCAAACAGCACCAAGTGTGGCCATACTTAACTCAGCTACATAACTGTTCACTTGTTCCAATCTTTACATGTCCACTCAATGGAGCAATAGCACGGGCACTAGAGACACAGTCcctgtaataataataacatcagAATAAACCTGTCTGTGCTTCATTTTTCATCTACTTTGCAAAacatcccccacacacatacacacaaaaccccaCATAAAAAAACGACATGGCTGAGGTGATGTCTCAGTATGCAAGATCACCAGCGGCTCTGCCAGAGGACACAGGATTGATTGTCACTACCCACATGGCTTTTcattcactccctctctctcaccaAATCCTGTTTGCAGACAAACCCATTCAAATAGCCAGCACTCACCGAATCTTGGGATTCAAGCCAAAGAAGAAAGTATGGTGGATGGACACACAGAAAATCTACAAGGGGCAAAAATGACAAGTGGAGAAGAAGGCAAGGACTTGCAAGGGCTGGCTGCCATGCCCCTTTATATTAGTTCATCAGTGTTCAGTGAGGGAGGAAAAATCGACAGGGCCTGAGGGACACACGTGCCATCTTCTCACAGTCTCAAAGGAAAATCGGAGAAGTTTCTATTAACTCTGCACATGACACTGCTCCTAGGGAcaggttgcattttttttttttttttggattgggGTTTGCTTGTATATATATTGTGATATGTATGTACAATAAAGGCCACACCTGTATGCTTTTTTGTCATATCACCTAGGTTTTTAACTCAAGACATCACTCACCAGGTAGAGAATTTAGGATAATGTTCTGGATCTCCCTGTAATAATAATGACATCAGAATAAACCTCTGCCCAAAATTTTTCAACTATTTGACAAactggccaacacacacacacacactcacacacacacacatacacacacacacatacacacatacatacacacacacatacacacacatatacatatatacacacatacacacacatacacatatatacacacacatatacactcacacacacacatacacacatatacacacacacacagacacacacattcacacacacactcacacacacagacacacatacacagacacacacactcacagacacacacacagacacacccacatatacatatatacacacatacacacacatacacatatatacacacacatatacactcacacacacacatacacacatacacatatacacactcacacacacagacacacacactcacagacacacacagacacacacacatatacatatatacacacatacacacatatacacacacatatacactcacacgcacacatacacatatacacactcatatacacagacacacacacactcacacacacactcacatacacagacacacacatacactcacacacacacactcacacacacacacacacacacacacacacacacgaaaaggACATGGCTGAAGTGATGCCTCAGTGTGTAGATCACTGGCCGCTCTCccaaaggactcaggtttgatcACCACCACCCACATAGCAGATTACAACCATTTGTCACTCCAGCTCTAGGgtatccaacaccttcttctggactctgcaggcacaaggcatgcatgtggtacacagacatacacacaggtaaaatatataaattaaatgaataaatctaaaacaaataagTAGAAGGCTATCTAACTCCCACTTTTGTCTCTCTATGTACTTCCCACACTGTGGGCAGATGGATCTCTCTAGAGTGTATACCTGACTATGCCATTTCTTAACTGAAGTCTC includes:
- the LOC116102716 gene encoding olfactory receptor 52H1 yields the protein MITVNMSSYNPGHFLLVGIPGLEQFHVWIGIPFCVIYIIAVMGNCILLYLISVEKSLHEPMFFFLSMLAMTDLILSTAGVPKTLSIFWLGAREITFPGCLTQMFFLHYSFVLDSAILMSMAFDRYVAICSPLRYATILTPKTIIKIAVGISFRSFCIILPDVFLLTRLPFCRTRIIPHTYCEHIGVARLACADISINIWYGFCVPIMTVISDVVLIAVSYTLILCAVFRLPSRDARQKALGTCGSHVCVILMFYIPAFFSILAHRFGHNVSLTFHIMFANLYIVIPPAMNPIVYGVKTKQIREKVILLFSVKNIEG